The Chrysemys picta bellii isolate R12L10 chromosome 3, ASM1138683v2, whole genome shotgun sequence DNA window AAAAGTATTTTCACCATTTTTCAATTGCTTTACTTTACCTCGGACAGACCTTTGCATATAGTCATGCTCTGTGTTtcttgggatgtgtgtgtgggtctttcacacagcaccAGAGAGAAGAAACATGCTACTACCACCACCACGATTGATAGGGTTACTTGGGCAGCTGTGGCATTTACTACTACTtatatttcacttttttaaagtgGTTAGATTTCAAATTAACCATGTCCCTTTAAGCTGAAAAACTGGGTACTGAAAGCAGTGTTAATACAAAAGCCCCAAATGGTGCCTCATTTGAGACTTCTGTAAAAAGCATCACTGCTATCCTGCAAAAAGTTAAGTGACCAGATACCTTACATATCCCAGATCCTGAACAAGGAGATCAGGTAGGATTTCTAAATAGCTGACCACTTGGAATCTTGGGAAACTCCCCCTTTGTTGCCTCAAACAACTCTGTTCCTGTAAAGCCGTCTCACATTCAGCCTCATTAAGAAGTATAAGCCTGCATCTGACCCCACTGGGGCACACTTGAATAACCCTATTCATGTCAGATCATCTCTTACGCTGTGAAActttcactgaaattaatgggactacttgtggagtGAGATGCTACGCAATATAAATATCAGAATTTGGATCACTGAACTCAATGACAAACTTCCATGCTATTTGTGTGGTAATCCTAAAGCATACAGGATTTCAAGGGGAatacaaaaaacacaaacaaacatgaCCCTAACTTTGCCCACACGAACATTCACCCTGGCTACCAGCCTCTTAACAGAGCACAGTTTTGCAAAGATCATAAGGAAGCTAAGAAGGCTTCTTCAGTTGTTTGTTTTGTACTCTACCCAGCTCTGGGTGAAATGGATAGTCTGGCACCACTCAAACTCCTGCAGGATGCAGTAATGTTGTTGTAGGCCAGAACTTGGTTTCTGAAATGTCATTAGCTCATAAAGAAGATTCTGAGAAATCTTTCTGACTACAACAGTTTAGAGTTCATACTCAAATGGattataatttaatatttaatcCGTGTTTCACAAGTGGTAACTCCCACAACTCTTCCTTAAATGTATTCTGACAGACCCTTGCATTTTTTGTTGTTCATctcaatataatattttctgtacaGACAGTGGCTGGGACCacatctgggttctatccctaccTATACCACACACTTTGAGTCATTTATTTCTCTGCACCTCCGTTTCCTAACCTGTAAAATGGTTCAGTTACATACTGACAGTGATGTTGGGTATAtttattagtgtttgtaaagGATACCAAGATTCTCAGACAGAAGGGGATATTAAAAACGTAGTTTGTAATTCTGACCTATAGGGGAAGGAGAAGTGCAGAACTGTATTATTACATTGAATTTGTCATACAAGCTGTAAATTGAAAAAATAAACGTGGATATTTGTGTTCAGAAGATCTATTACTTCTGATTGACTGACATCTTATAATTAAACTTAATTGGACTATTCAAGATGGCCTTTGAGAATGATTTCCTTTATTAAAGGTGAGGAGGGCAGGCATTGTGTTGCTCTCTCTAACCTCCACTGGCCAACAAGGAGTGACATTGACAGGCTACTTTAAATTCTCTTCCAGAGACTGGTACACACTACAATACCTTTGAGTTATTCAAAGGGGAAATAAGTAGGAGGGATTTCCAAAACTCCGAGGAACCTCCCGAGAAAGTCTTGCAAGAAAAAGTACAGTCTCGCTGCAGAAAAAGTCTAACCGAAATTAGTCAGTTACCAAGGTAAACAGTCTTTTTGAGCAATAGCACTTTGTTTATGTAGCATCTTTCAAGCATTTATACCACAAGACACTTCACAGCCAAACACAGTCTATGTACACAGATACAAGGGAGGTACCGTATACAAGTTAGACTCATGCTACTCAAACGCTATGGGCTGACTGGCACCTTGCTACGAGCCAAGGCAGCAACAAATTTTTATGTCTTGTTTAAAAACAACTCAAGCATAATTACTCTGACTTATCTTTCATGACAATATGCAATTGCTTCTCTGAGTTAAACAACAATATTATACAGCTAAATGATAAACATTTGGTCTTCTGGCCACATGCACTTCATCTTACAAGTAGCTTCTGGAGGAAGGCTAAGGGGTGGTTTGCAAGGATCTTGCTCATGTACTTCATTAATATGATGACATTAGCATATATTTTCTCTGTACAGCAACAGAATAAGTGTGAGACAAACAGGTCTCTGTCCTAAGGCGTTCCAAGTTCAAAAATGCAGCAATACCAGCACTGACCACACAAAATGGAGAGAGGGCTTTATGCTATAGgtgtgatttaaataaaaaaaacaaaacaaaaacaaaaaaacatgtaGACAGAGCTTGATACACAAGATGGCAGGCTGTTCAAGGCACAACGGGCAACGCAGATGGCACAAAATCGAGAGTGGACAATGGAGGTGAAGGAAGCAATGAACAGGAAGTTTggacagaggcagagagaaggagaagagtCGTAGTCAAGGTAgcatctagggcaggggtgggcaaagtacggcctgcaggccagatccggcccacgggattaCCACACCTGTGGTGTTGCGGGCCCCACGCCgttcccagaagtggctggcaccacatccctgcaactcctgggggagtggggacagagggctccgtgtgctgccctctCTTGCAGGCaccgctgccagcagctcccactggccgggaacggtgaactgcaggagcttcgggggaggttcCCACAGGTGAGAGCAGGTCGCAGAGCCCTCTGGCCCCTcttccccaggggccacagggacgtgatgctggccacttccgggagcggtgcggggccagggcaggcagggagcctgccctggccccagtgcgcactgctgccaccccggagctgctccaggtaagcagtgtcgggccggagcctgcactccaaacccctcttgcactccaaccccctgccctgagcccccaccacaccctgcaccccaaccctctgccctgagcccccaccgcaccctgcaccccaaccctctgccctgagcccccccccgcactctgcacccctcctctgccccaaccccttgccctgagcccctttctgcacaccgcaccccccccctcacaccccgcactccctcctgcaccccagccccagccctacattcatggctctGCATGCgatttcctcacccagatgtggccctcgggtcaaaatagtttgcccaccccgctaTAGGGCCTCATCTATACACAATCTTTGAATTGTTATAAACAATATTGGTTTAGAAATTAATAGTTAAAGAAACCTTGGATGGACACTGATATACCCTAAAGGTGCCAATATCAGTGTTGCTTATTCCTGTAAATTTTATACCAGTACAACAAACATCCACAATAGGAGGTTGTATCACTATACCCACATAGTTACAGCAGTACAAGAACTGTCTTTACACCGTCTCTTGGGGAGATTTTAAAGTGAAGAGTGAAACCTGAAAGAGGAGAATCTAACAAGCACGTGGGCATGGGACATCACCAGAGCTTTCAGTATTTCACCCCATTAACATGCTACTATTTTCAAAGGCTCAAGCCATTAAATCCTTGAAAACTTGAGGCTGACTCACAACAGCAAGGTACTTTGTCATTATAAATTTTACAACAAGCAGACTGAAGAATCTCAAGTTCTCAAACTTTGTTGCAATTTCAGCTAAAAGCGCTGGAGAGGCCAATTTTCTAACCTGTTAGGCTACATGGGAAATTTTAAAAAGGTCAGATTTGTGGAAAGTTTCAAAAGTACCGACAGTGAATTAATAACTTAAGGATATCAATGAAATATCCAATCACGATGTACCACCACAACATACGGTTTATCTTCATACTCCATTTTGAAAGTAGTGACATTTCAAgagaacaagaaaataaaatcctGTGCACTTACCTATATATATTCCAGGTTGCTACCGGCAAATTAAGGAGGAAGATGAACCAGTGCAATGAAATAAGCATTAATACAGTGACAATAGTATGGCCAATCAATTCTGGGACCACCCACTgcaaaaaaggaaatattataGAAGTTTAAATATTTACACAGAGGAACCAACCCTTAGTGTAATTATGTCAAAAACTACATGTGTACACAGAGTGGATAAAAATggattaaacatttttatttaaatcagattttttttagaattaaatgggggggggggtttataaagaaaaatgtatttaaaattaaatttgcaaTGATGACaaactataatctattaaaaccatatgttaaataaaaaaaaatattaggcAGTCCATGTATgctgccaaagttttaaagaaaagtactgaactggtggaagtccctGATTAAGCAGGTGCAGAGAATGTTTTActtcattcaaagttgagaaatcaCTTGGAAGTAGAAAAGCATGAAAGattattttcctcttccaatatatgaataaaaattaGGTGCAAgaagatgagatctactagttctaaaatcttgaagcacatggtgaccagaaacaatcacttcaattcactaactacagatatttCCTTTGGTAAGTAAATCAGttagagctggtctacactggggggggggggggggggggggagaagaggggagaaaaaaagaggggaaatcgatctaatatacgcaacttcagctacgagaatagcgtagctgaagtcaacgtatcttagatcaatttacctcaggtcctcacggcgcaggattgacggctgcggctcccccgtcgactccgcttctcgctctggtggagttctggagtagacggggagcgcgttcagggatcgatttatcacgtctagacgagattcaataaatcaatccccgatagatcgattactacccgccgatccggcgggtagtgaagacgtacccttagtttaaGATGCAAAACGTGTTCTGATAAACATTTCTCTTATGTTTCCAGCACATTTAAGATAACtattagttttatttaactaaaatgctgtttttgagcattttttagtttaattccaatttccatccGTGTAGAACTTGATAtaaatcacaaataaaaaaaaaatctagtaaataagaaatgcatcattcccCATTTTCAATTATGAacagtaaaaattaagaatctgataATATACATAGGGTAAGGtgtataattttttaaatatacgTATATAGACAATGtagcctcctggttagcaaaaagaagttcCAATTTAgggtaaaggctatatttagttggaAATCAACATGTTTGAATGGTTACTAAtcaatgagaatcaatctttctttAGGAAAGTATCTAAAAGCGACACATTAAATATCAATCACTAGTTAATCACTTTGGAAAAATGGACATCTGAACAAGTAAAATGTACACAATGTGAACAAAATGTAGCATGTCTCCACAAAGATAGGGGCCATCTCAAAACCCAGAAAACTGACAAAtcaatccttccccccccccctcccttcatgCCTCCCTGGCTACAGTGCAATTAGCCACTCCTTGGTGTTTATTCAATTTGATCCAGTCTCTCCGCAAATCAAGATTTTTTCCAGTACGACAATACAAAGGGCTCAGAAAATAGGCAGCAGATCTATCAACAATGTAAAATCAACCAAAGCAAGAAAAgtgacccaccccagcaagtgtAGATCAGAGTGGTGCAAGAGCCGTCTCAGACCTGGGCTACATGCAAAAATGGTACCAATGGCTTAAACTTGATTTAGTTAAGTTGGAGCAACCCTCTTCAGTGGACACACTTTTGTGTAAGAGTGCCTTATACTGATTTATCTCAAGTTGGGAACCTTCATTGGGAAGATTCAATTTAAATCTTTTGTGatctgtaaatgttgatttcacctaACATACAGAaatgggggcgtggggggagggggggaaattgaTCGATAGCAATCAGTACGTGCAGCCTTTACCACACCTAGCAACCACAGGGATTTGGTTCCTGGGATCTTGACCCTGCAGTCCTACTGTCACCAACCAGGAGagagcagggccatccctaggcaggagccattcagcaggaGGGTGGCACCCCCTACAGTCAAGTACTCATCCACCCCATTTTGGTCCCTCCCATGGGTCTCTGCTCCGCACAGCAAACGCAGCTTCCCCTGCCCTACCATCCACAGGGATCTGGCTTTCTGGGCCGCACATCTGCGCGGGGAGCCCCCTGTAGCCCTGCTGTCATCAGCCCCATGGCCGTGTAGAAAGTATGCTGGAGCCTCACTGTgaaactgaaaattttaaaatgataaaaactgATAAAggctaaaaataaacatcaatattatctgttGAATTTCAAAAATccatgaattctgccaagcctaatctTATGCCACTCAAATCAAAATAAGTGCGCCCACACAAGAGGAACATACCAATTTAACTATGTCAGTTTCTAAGCAGAATTAGTTAAAATGGTACAATTTCTCATGTAGGCAAGGTCTGAAAACTGCTCTGGTCAAAAAAGGCCACGAATTATAGCCAGATTTCtaataaaataactaaaaagtgtTAGAAAGATCACAAAACCACGTCACAACCAGCGACCCCTTGGTCTGCCTCGTGCCCAGGGATAGAGGCAGAGAATCTAGAGATTCTAAGCAAGGGGCTGTCTAAGCTGCAGGTATACAGCCAATTTATTGGTCTGCCTCAAAgcaccagggagagggggaatgcCCCACAGTTCATACTGTAGGACATACGAGAAAGGTTCATTCTAGGAGTTGGGGTGAAGGAAAGGTGTGGGAAAAGAAAAAGTAACACCCACCACCATTCTGAGATTCATAGCACTCCCTACTGTTTCCAATGCTAGGACACAGGATCTACTGAGTTTTATCAAATTTAATGCAACATAAGATTTCTTACTTTATTTAGTTTTGAACAGCAAGATCTTGCATTAATATAGTCACATTCCAAATCTGATAGTGTTATTATCTGAAGTCCAAGATAAGGAGCATTTTTTGTCAGACAGTAATTCAAGGCTATATTTTAACTCTCACAGGAATTAGGCACACCTTTACTATAGGATAGAGGAGTTAAGGCTTTAATTGGGACACTTTTCTGTTAGAGCAAAAAATGGTCACAGTTACGTTTGAGGTAAATTACATGTATTGTCCTATTTTATTCTCTTTACTACATCACGTGTGTGAGGAAAAGATGTGGAACACAGTGCGATCAGCACACAAGTAATCTCACAGTGCTTTTTACCAATGACTGTTGGCCAAGTGCTTCAACACACTGAACACAGATTAGGGAACTCCAGAGCTTGCTTATTTCTCAATGCAGTTTCCGTTCCTGGGCCTTGTCCTACAACCCTTATTTATACAAATGATCCCTCTGACCGCAATAGAATGAGGCCCTTACTAGGTTTAGACACTTATAACTGAAAACATATACAGTTTTTCTTAACTCACTGAGAATACTACCATCAGACAGGGGTATTGGGAGTTATAATTTGTTGATATTTgtgagtgctttgagatccccaaTGAAGAGTGCTAGAGAAATGCAAACTAATGATTATTAACTAGTGCCTAGATAATCTGGTGATGGACACTTTTGAAGTGTATAATCAGGACATTTCTCCACAAGAAAAACAAGAGGTGCTTTTAATATCAGAACTATTATTTAAAGGTAATCTGTGAAGGAAGAAAAATGTGCacttttttgttctttattacatacaaagtcacctgaaaggtttaaaaacattagttctgctttttaaaaaacatattattAGCAATATCAAGTTTCTCTATGTTCAGCTGGGGAACAAGTGGGATGCTATCACAAGAAACTGATTCCAGAAGAGAGAAGGGATTTTTAGTCAGAAAAATTCTCTTTGAAAAAAGATTTACCCTCACTCCTCCCCAAATGAGGTATGAAAGTTCACACTCCAGCAAAAACAAGACACTTGATATTCCTGATGTTTTTAAAGCCTTTCTGGTTTCGATTTACCTTAGAAACAAAACCCTTCAGGCCATCTTTTTTGTGTCATGATGAAGCAAGAAAAGAGATTTTGATAAAGACCCAGTGCCCTTTGCATCCCAATAATGCCATAAAACAATAAACAAGAGCGATTAGCGAAACCTTGTGTAAGGAGAATTACAAAGGTAGTTCAACCAGGAACTAGTGGCATACTAACACCAAGAATACATTTCCAACAGAATAAGACATTCACAGAATCCAGAGAACACTGGATTACAAAGGTTTCTCAAACTTTTAGAAgtttttgagatttaaaaaacacttttgtgcacctcccccccatcccatatCAAGACCAAACAGATCAGtataacatgaactatatggAAGGAGCACAATGTGCTTTTCCTTATGTGGACTATGAGTGTAAGCAGCATATTGCAATTAATGGAAATTCTGTATTTAGAGGATTGTACACTGCAAGCTTTCATTACTGAACCATGTTTCTGCACATTCTTCTGTGTTATAGAAATATTTTCACATAACAGCCTATTCTTCTCCTGCCTTTTTGAGTCCTAGCAACATTCTCCAACTTTCTTTTTACCAAAGCAGTTTCAGAAGAAACTAATGGCTGACAAAAATTCACAAGTATTTTAAATGCTCATGTATCTGGGGAGATAATTCTGTGAAGAGCAGCATTCAACACCCAGGTAGGTGATTTGTATATTTAGTCACAGTAACAATCAGAATTTTATGCACCTTAATGGATTATCATTAGACAGTTATGCCAGATGTGCTGTATCATGATGAAATTGGAACAGAACCCAAATCTGTTTATGACAAAGGAACATCTATGTTTATTGtacagattttgtttttaaatccttaactaatttttcttcatcctccagTTAACATAGAGGACCATCAGTGAGAGACAAATTGTGAGATTTAAAATATCCTATGTAAATTACTAGCAAAACATTCccaaaaatacagaaaaattcACAAGTGTGACTTTCCATCACGTTATTCATTGAATTAACAGAATAACTATATCAGAGAAACAACTTAGGCCCCAAATGAGATTTTGCAAAAACAGGATTTGACAAAACCCAACATCCACAGATGTTGCTTtcctaacttttaaaacatttcaatgaATTCAGGCCTTTAGGCTTAAACATGTCCCACCAGAATTAGGAGACACCCAGGGGATGGTGATTGGCAGGGGGTGAGTATCATGCCACCCCTGGGAGtgtcccaacccccctcctcagcctcctcctcttccccgggATACCCCAGCCCACTGTACCGGCTCCCCCAACCCCGGGAATAACACCCCTTATCCCTCACCAAGACCCCCCTTCCCAGAGTTACCGCCCCACAGCCCTGCACCGAGCCAGCGCCCCGGTGCCGCCCCACCCCGCGAGCACCCCCGACTCTGCCCGACACGCCGCCCGCCCCTCCCCGGCCCCTTCGCCCAGAGGATACGAAATACACGGAGAGAAAGATCAGAGCGCAGCAATCAATGAGCGAGAAGATGAATACGACGGACTCCATGCCTCCAGCGCCGCCCTGCCTCCGGGCCACCGTACACTGCCGTTTCCGGCTCCCTTCCTCCTACCCCGCCCACCGTCTCCAGCTATAGTGCCCGCTCACCCCGCGGCATGCTGGGAAGTGTAGTCTTCACTTCCCTCCTTAGGTCTGCAAAGGCTGCTGAGGGCAATGAGGTGGTGGCCCGCTGGGAAGGGAGGCTTGGACCCATCCTTTGGGATGAAGCTGGGAAAAATCCCCTACTtgatatatattaaaaacaatgagAAATCCTTGTGGTAGCtgagaggctaacaaatttatttgggcataagctttcgtgggctataacccacttcatcagatacatggagtgaaaaatacagtcggcaggtataaatatacagcatatgaaaagatgggagttgccataacaagtggggggtcagtgctaacgaggccaattcagtcagagtggatgtggcccattcccaacagttaacaagaaagggtgaatatcaacagagggaaaattactttttttagttacccagccactcccaggctttattcaggctaatttgatggtgtcaagtttgcaaattaattccagttctgcagtttctcattgaagtttgtttctgaagttttttttgttaaagaatggccacttttaagtctagtatcaggggggtagccgtgttagtctgtatctacaaaaacaacaaggagtctggtggcaccttaaagactaacagatttatttgggcataagctttcgtgagtgagtgtccagggagattgaagtgctctcctactggttttttaatgttacaattcttgatgtctgatttgtgtccatttattcttttgtgtagagactgtttgctttggtcaatgtacatggcagaggggcaatcctggcacatgatggtatatattacattggtagatatgcaggtgaacaagccccggctgatgtggttaggtcctatgatggtgtccatTGAAtggatatgcagacagagttggcaacggggtttgttcctaggttagtgtttctgttgtgtggtgtgtagttgctggtgagtatttgcttcaggttggggggctgtttgtaagcgaggactggcctgtctcccaaggttagggttaccatatttgaacattcaaaaaagaggacactccaccggggggggggctcaccgctggcttgctgcgtccctcctcagtccaccacccaccacttgcctcctccctctcacctcctccctctcctgccagaaacccccatgtcCGCGCCGAGAACTCCCGCCTGCTGCTGGCTCGCCGCTTGCCTCCTCATCTCCGCCCGCCCACCcaccgctggctcccttgccgcTCGCCTCTTCAACCCCTGCTGCCCGCCGCTGGCCTTTTCACCCATCCCCCTGCCTGCCGCTGGCTCAccacccacctcctcccctccctgcccaccgcctgcctcctcaccctcccGCCCGCTGCTGGCTCCCTCGCCACTCGTCTCTTCACCGCCCCCCGCCAGCTTGCCGCTcgcctcttcaccctccctgcccacctcctcaccCGCCCACCTGCCCGCCAGCCACTGGCTCTCTCGCCACTTGCCTCTTCACCACCACCCtccgctcgcctactcacccccgcACCTGCTGTTGGCTCACTGCTCGCCTCTTCACCCGCCCCGCTCACCtagtcacacacaccccccgccgcaggtcccttggctcctaggatcaggggcagccgaggggtctccacgtgctgtgCCCGCCACAAGCATGAACTccatggctcccattggccgggaaaaacgccaatgggagctgctggagccacggagcggggcttgcaggcgcaggcagcgcacagagagccCTCCGCCCCCGCAACccgaccctaggagccagagggacctgccagatgcttcctgggagccggcCCAGATAAGCACTGCCAGgactccccacctcgccccccggcaggtccctctgtctcttagggttgggggaggaggggcggaagGCTGTCTGTGCGCTGCCGGCGCCTGCAACCCCCCGCTCCACAGCTccgatctagggttaccatacctcCGTATTTTCCCAGacgtttttagatatttaaaaattcctcccggatggcgatttaaaaactaaaaagccagacatgtccaggaaaatacggacatatggtaaccctacccaaggtctgtgaaagtgtcACACACTCTGTATGGCATTGCTGGAAGGGGCTGGGATACTGTGCTGATGAGGACAGGATAGGAACCTTACACAGAATAGAATCCCAGTAGCACATCTCTCCCAGACCCCCACGCAAGAATCCTGGACCCCAGTCCAAACCCACCCACTTCCTTCCCCCGGAGAAAGCACAGAATGCTAATAGCTGCCACAGCTGGGcaaatggggtggagggaggttaGCACAGGATTTAAAATCATAACTTTTACATTTAATGCTGGTgatattaataaaacaaaacccatTAAAGATAGGACATTCCTAAAGCTAAGGAACTTATTGCATTACTAACTGGGCTATTATGCATGCACATCCTGTTATTTCAATAACATAATTAACAAGAGAAACAGAAATGTATAGTACCACCTGCAGTATGTGCAAGGCAGACAAGACAACATTGTGTCAAAGTCCCAGGAGGCGCAGGGAGGGATTGGAAATGTCTGACTTGTGCATGCTAGACTTGTAAAACGTAGTGTTGTGTTGATGCCTAAACTTTCAATTAATTTTCTTGGCTTACTCATAAGGCTCCTAGGCACTGTGATAAcaccaataataaataaataaaagcgtGCCATTGACGGACTGATACTGGCATGGCTTTAACTGAAACGCTTTTTATTGCTGGGTCCTCCCTGTAAGCACAACACAACCAACTTGTGCCTGACTTTAAAAAGACATAGCTGATGTCCACGCCTGAATGGGATCTACAAAACAAGCCAAGTTTTATGCCTGCAGCTTCAGCAATGGTGAAGTGAGCGCCCAATGGCCGGACAGGGCTTTCCTGCGCACAAGAGAAACCGTATCAATGCAAAATGGCTGAAGGTATTTGACTGGGCTCAGACCAAAGGCAGGAATCTTCAGCCCCAAAGGGAAAAGGGTGGGAAAGCCCCAGGCAGCCGAGGGTTTGGGGACGGGGGCGCCTGCTGTACAGTAAACGCACCGTACGGTGTTCCTAGCCTAGACCAGGACTTGTTCGTAATACCAGAACTGCCAATAAAGTTGGGATAATTTGAATGGGCCCTTCGGGCGGAGGTTTAGGTGGCTAGGTCAGTGCCTGAATAGAATTCCAGAGCGGCTCTTCGGGTTGATTTCCATCGTTCTGGCGGCGCGCCTCGGTTCGCTTGGCGAGAGCTGCCGGAGGCGCTGG harbors:
- the CNIH4 gene encoding protein cornichon homolog 4 isoform X2, whose amino-acid sequence is MESVVFIFSLIDCCALIFLSVYFIITLSDLECDYINARSCCSKLNKWVVPELIGHTIVTVLMLISLHWFIFLLNLPVATWNIYRFIMVPSGNLGVFDPTEIHNRGQLKSHMKEAMIKLGFHLLCFFMYLYSMILALIND
- the CNIH4 gene encoding protein cornichon homolog 4 isoform X1, translated to MESVVFIFSLIDCCALIFLSVYFIITLSDLECDYINARSCCSKLNKFHSEAPAYFLHGHGADDSRATGGSPRRCAAQKARSLWMWVVPELIGHTIVTVLMLISLHWFIFLLNLPVATWNIYRFIMVPSGNLGVFDPTEIHNRGQLKSHMKEAMIKLGFHLLCFFMYLYSMILALIND